A region of the Synechococcus sp. PCC 7502 genome:
AATATCAACTTTTTGTAAGCGTTGAGTTAATTCCGCTTCGTGACCCACTGACCATTTAACTACTTCCACATTTTCGCCGAATTTCTCGCCAAATTTAGGGTCACTACTAGTTAAAGCAATCACCCTTGCTCCTTGAGTTTGTAACTGAGCTACAAGCGATCGCCCCAAAGACCCATTGGCACCAGTCACAGCGATAGTTTTACCTTTTAATGCCAAAGCTGTACCTAAAAGCTTATCTATTAATGTAAAGGTACTGCAAAAATATGCCTCGCCGCGATCAAAATGATGCCGCCAGTGATAGGTGCGGTTTACTGTCCACTCCGTTGGAATTGTGGTTAAATCTCCGGGTTTATGGGTTAAATCCGTCGCCAGCAACCATCCTCCTGCCCTAGCGATACTAGTAGTGAGAAATAATAAAGAATAAAGACAGCCAATTACTAAACCGTAACTCTGCCCGAACCAGTAACCTAAATAGGCGATCGCCCCTGTCAAGATCACCATTACCATAGCTTCAGGAACGTCATTATGCCACTGTGCCTGACGGTATGCTTCAATGCTAACCATACTTAGATCAGCGCGATAGGCTTTATGGTGTAAAAGATGCCCTGCTTGAAGGGG
Encoded here:
- a CDS encoding bifunctional sterol desaturase/short chain dehydrogenase — protein: MNYSVELILAVVSIVIAEVIRDLYHIAGHYWQPLQAGHLLHHKAYRADLSMVSIEAYRQAQWHNDVPEAMVMVILTGAIAYLGYWFGQSYGLVIGCLYSLLFLTTSIARAGGWLLATDLTHKPGDLTTIPTEWTVNRTYHWRHHFDRGEAYFCSTFTLIDKLLGTALALKGKTIAVTGANGSLGRSLVAQLQTQGARVIALTSSDPKFGEKFGENVEVVKWSVGHEAELTQRLQKVDILIINHGANAHGDRTPEAIQKSFEINTFSAWRLMEIFFETVQQSKHKALKEVWINTSEAEVNPAFSPLYEMSKRTLGDLITLRRLDAPCVVRKLVLGAFKSNLNPIGIMSPDFVAWAILGLAKRDFRDIIVTFNPFTYLIFPIKELGRSLYFRLFSKDAPPSHLSHGVNRESHY